The genomic window CCTGGGGGATCAGTTGGCGGAAGTTGGGGTAGGTGCCCTGCAATAACTGGCTGTAGATCTCTACCCCCTTTAGGCGGAAGAGGATGCCCGCTCCATCCTTGGCGATGTCCAGGGTTACGGGTTCGTCGCTGTCGTCCAGAAGGCTCGCCACCTCTTTGAAGGCTTTGGCGGGGACTACCAGGCCCACGGGCTTCTCCACTGGCTGCAGGAGGCGGCCCGTATGCACCGCCAAGCGAAAGCCGTCGGCAGCGGCCATGGTGAAGCGGTCGCCCTCCAGTTCCAGGCGGATGCCGGTTAGGATGGGGCGGGACTCGTCGGTGGCGGCGGCGAAGGCCACTTGGGAGATGGCCTTGCCCAGGGCTTTATGGCTGATGCGGGCGGTGGTGGCCTCTTTCACCACTGGGAGCGGGGGATAGGCGGAGGCCTCCACGCCTCGCACGACTGCCTTCAGCCAGGCGCAGGAGACCTGCAGGCCCAGGGGGTGCTGGACGCGGGAGAGGTCCACCCGCTCGGGGGGCAGTTGGGCCACGAAGTCCCGCAAGCGTTGGGCAGGGACGGCAATGCCCCCCTCGGCGTCCACCTTGGCCCCCACCCAGACGGTGATGGCCAGTTCCAGGTTGGTGGCCGTCAGGCGGAGCCTCCCCTCATCGGTCTGTACCAGGATGTTCAGGAGCACATCCTCAGACGGCCGGCTGGGCACGGCCCGCGCCACGACCCGCAGGGCTTTGTCCAGGTTCTCTTGAAGGCAGGAGACTTTCATAACCTGTGCACCCCCCTTAGAACGGGGGCCCTCACACTCCTGGGTGGGCCAACCCTTTGGGGAATAGTATAGTCCCCGCTCCCATGCATGGGAAGGGTTGGGGGGAACGGTTGATGTGGCCTTTGTCTAGGTGATAGGGGTGGGGGTGCCCTCAGGGCGGGCCACAGGGATGCGCTGCAGGGCCTGGTCCCACATGCGACAGAAGGCGCAGACGGCGCTGGTGGTGGGCTGGCCACACCGCTGGCACTCCCCCACGGACTGGGTGTCCATCTTGGCCAGGAGGGGGTGCAGGCGCTCCAAGAAGCCCGCCACCAGGTGATGCTTAGATCCGGGGGAGTGGAGTTCTATCTGATTGAGGGCGTCCTTGTACAGTAGGGAGCGTGCCCCCTCCGCATAGGGGCACTCGTCAGGAATATAGTCAATGCGCCGCAGGAGGGCGTAGCTGACCGTCTCTTTCTCGGTCATCAGGAACAGGGGTTTGACCCGCTTCACCAGGCGGGGGTGGTCGGCCTCCAGGACGGGGCTTTGGCGGGCTAGGGCGTCCATCTGCCAGTGGAGCAGGTTGCCCAGCAGGGTGGCCGCCTCGTCGTCCAGGTTGTGGCCTGTGGCCACCACAGTGAAGCCGTGTTCCAGGGCGACGCGGTTGGTAATGTAGCGCTTGCTGAGGCCGCACCCGGAGCAGGCGACGCGCCGCAGGGCCTTGGCCAGTTGGGGGACGCCGAGGCCATAGGTTTCGGCCAGGTTGACGATGAGCAAGGGCAGGCCGCGGCTTTCGGCGAAGGCCTGGGCCTTGGCGCGGGAGGCGTCGGAATACTCCCCGATGCCCAGGTGGATGTGCAGCCCGGTGGGGCGATAGCCCAGGCGCAGGAGCACCTCCCACAGGGTAAGGCTGTCCTTGCCCCCTGAGACGGCCACCAGGATGCGGTCGGCAGGGGTGAACATCTTCCAGCGCTCAATGGTGCGCTGGACCTGGCGCTCAAAGAACTCCAGGTAATGGGGGCCACAGAATGCGGTGTTGTGGCGGCGCAGGTCCACCGCCGCCTTTTGCCCACACTTCTGACACTTCACTGCTGGCCCCCCGAGATGGCGGAGACAATTTCCACGGTGTCGGTGTCCTGGAGCCACTCGTCGGAGGTGAGGAGGTCCTCCCCCCGAATGACCACATGGGATTCGGGGTTGAGGCCCAGTTCCTTGAGGAGGTCCACGACGCGCCGGCGGCCGTGCACCTCCAGTTCGCGCCGGCGGGGGTTGCGGATGATGACTTTCATGGGGAATCCGAGTCTACGGTAGCAGAGGGGGGCGTCAATGCGCAACCCCTAGCCTACCACGCGGGCCGCCTTCCAGCGCACCACCAGGGCGAACAGGAGGGCCAGCAGGGCGTTCACGGCGAACACGGGGCGCAGGCCCAATCCCCCTGCCACCAGTCCCCCCACCAACGGCCCCAACCCGAACCCCAGGGAGTTGGCGCTCTGCAGGAGGCCGTAAGCCGTGCCCATGCGTTCACGGGGGACTACCTGCCCCAAAAGGGCAGAGGTCTGGGCGGCGACAATGCCTTGGCAAATCCCGAGCACGACGATGGCGGCCAGGGCGTGCCACGCCTCCTGGGCTACCAGCAGGCCGATAAACCCCAGCACCGAGACGGCGGGTGCCCCCACCAGCAGGCGGAGCACCCCCACCCGCGCTCCCACGACCCCCGACAGGTATGCTCCCAAGGCCCCCAAGATGCCCAGCAAAGCGAAGGCGCTCCCCGCCAGGGAGGCTTTGGCCTCTGGGGCTAGGGCTCCCAAAAAGAGGGGCAACACGGGGAACATGACATTGGGCACGAACTGCACCAGGAACAGAAGAATGAGCACAACCCCGATGCCGGGCAGGGTGAGTAAGGAGCGGATGTTCTGGACCACGCCTTGCTGGTCCTCTTGACGGGGAGGGGTGAAGCGCTCATCAATACCGAAGGTAACCACCACGCCCATCAGGGCCAGCACGCCTCCGGCCACAAAAAAGGCGCCCCGATATCCTACCCCGTGCACCAGGGCAGCCCCCAGCAGAGGGCCAACGGTGTTGCCCAGGTTCATCATGGCCTGCAGGACACCCATAGCCGTCCCCAGGCGGGGGCGTGGAGCCAAAGAGGCTACCAGGCCCATCATGGCGGGGACGGCCCCCGTCAACAGGCCCATGAGCACCCGCACCGCCACCAGGTGGTAGACATTGGCCACGACGCCGGTGAGCACCATCACCAGCGCCCCTCCATATAAGCCCCGGAGGACGTTCTTTTTGCGCCCGAAGCGGTCGCTGAGGGCGCCCCAAATGGGCGCAGAGAGGAACATGACAATGCCGGCAACACCCGCTGCAATGCCCGACCAAAGGGCTGCACGGCGGGGGTCGGCGATGCCCAGGTCCTGGATGAAGAGGGGCAGGAAGGGGAAGACGAAACTGAAGCCCATGACCGTGATGCCTTGCACCACGGCGGCGATGGCCAGGGTGCGACCCCAGCGGGCGGGCGCAGATGCTGTGCCCGCCGTGTCGGTTGTGTGCACGGCGTGCCCCCAAAAGGGAAGGCCCGACACGCTGGCCGGGCCTGCGCGATGCTCTGCAGGGTTTTCTTTCATACTACCATATAGTGCTATGCGGGGTGAAGGGAGCCGGGCGGGTGTTCGGTAGGGCAGGGGCACTCTGGCGAGGGGGTGTTCCCTTTGGTATGCTGGGGCGTGGGACCGGTGAGGGCTGGTCGTCTGCCCGCCATGTGAGGTGCGTATGGGCCCATTCCCTTCATCGGCGTCCGGCAGTGGCCGCCAGGGGAGTATCCGCCTGCCCTTTGCTGCCCTACGGCATCGGGACTATCGGTTATTCTGGCTGGGCCTGCTGGCCTCGGTGCTGGGCTACCAGATGGCCCAGTTGGGGATGGCGTGGCTGGCCTATGAGTTGACGGGGCGTCCCCGCACCTTGGCCTTGCTGGGGCTGGCCACGGCCGGGCCGGCCATCCTGCTTAACTTGGTGGGGGGAACGGTAGCCGACCGCTGGGATCGGCGCCGGCTCATTGTGCTCACCCAAAGCGCCATGCTCCTCCTGATGGGGGTGTTGGCGGTGCTGACGCTGACGGGGCGGTTGGCGGTGTGGCATTTGCTCACACTGGCGGCGGGTGTGAGCGCCGTGTTTGCCTTTGATGGGCCGGCGCGCCAGGCCTTGTATCCGCGCTTGTTGCCGCGAACGGATTTGACTAGTGGGGTGGCCTTGAATGCGTCGGTGTGGCAGGGGATGCGGGTGGTGGGGCCGGCTCTGGGTGGGGTGCTCATTGCGCGGGCGCATCCGGGGTGGTTGTTTGCGGGGGCAGGTCTGGGGGCGTTGCTCATGGGGTTGGCGGTGCTCCTAATCCGGCCCTTGCCCCCCGAGAAGGGCGTGCGCCAAAGCGCGTGGAGGGAGATTACCGAGGGGGTGCGGTTTGTGCGGGGCAACTCCCTTTTTGCCTTCCTGATTGGCATGGCCTTCTGCAATAGCTTGTTCGGGTTGTCGTATTTCTTCCTGTTGCCGGTGTTTGCCCGGGATGTGCTGGGTGTGGGTGCAGAGGGGTTGGGGTATCTATCGGCGGTTGGGGGTGTGGGGTCGCTGCTGGCGACGCTGGGGTCGGGGGCGTTGGGGAACATCCCGGCGCGGGGGAAGGTGCTCATTGGGGGGGCGGTAGCCTTCGGTCTGTTGCTCATCGCCTTCGCCGTGTCGCCCTGGTATCCCCTGTCGTTGGTGCTGTTGTTTTTGGCGGGGGTGGCGGGGGCGGTGTATATGGTGCTCACCCTGAGCACTTTGCAGGAGCGGGTGCCGGACCGGTTGCGGGGGCGGGTGATGGGCATCTTCAGCATGACCTGGAGCATGATTCCTTTGGGGGCGGTGCAGAGCGGTTTGCTGGCCGATTGGGTGAGCGCACCCTTTGCGGTGGCTCTGGGGGGTGTGCTGACGGTGGTCTTTGCGTTGGTGCCGGCGGTGGTAAGCCCCACTCTGTGGCACCTGCGCCCTTTGGGTGCCGAGCCTGCGCCTATGCCTGCCTCGGCGAAGCGATGACGACCGGGCATCCCTCCGGCCTGCGGGCGTGGGCCCGTTCTGCCTATGAGGGGGTTCTTCTGTGGCAGAGGCGGCATCCCCGGGTGGTGGTGGGGGTGTTTGTGGTGGTGGGGGTGGTGCTGGGGGTGTGGCTGGGATGGGAGGCGGTGCAGGGGGTCTCCTGGCGGGCGACGCTGGCGGCGTTGGGAGGGTTCTCGGCCCTGCATGGGATAGGGGCGGTGGCGTGTTTCCTGGCCAATAACTTCCTGCGCTCCACGGCGTGGTACATCCTGTTTCCCCAGCGTGCGCCCCCGGTGTGGAGGCTGTTTTTGGTGGAGAACACGGGGATTGGGGTGAACAATCTGTTGCCTATGCGCTGGTTCAGTGAGGCGGTGCAGTTCGCCATTTTGCGGGTGCGGGACCAGGTGCCGGAGGGGATAGCCTTGGCCACTTTGGGGATGACGCGCGTCTTGGACTTTCAGGCGAACTTCCTTTTGTTGGCGGTGAGCATGCCGTTGGTGCCGGGGGTGCGGGAACATGTGGCGATGGGGCCTGTGCTGGGGGTGGCTTTCTTTCTGGCGGCGGGGAGCACTCTGGGGCTGCACGGGCTGGGGTGGGCCTATCGGCGGTTCCCGCGCTTCCGCCGGCTGCCGGTGGTGGCTGGGGTGGGGGAGGCGGTGCTGGCTCTGGAGGAGCGCCCGCGCCGGCTGGTGGTTGCCCTGGTGTTGACCCTGGGCCAGTGGACGGCTTTGGGTGGGGCGGCGTGGTTTTTAGCGCAGGGGGTCGACATTGATATCTCCCTGGCAGGGGCGGTGGCGCTGGTCATTCTGGTAACCTTTTCGGCCACCACCATCCCGGGGCTGTTGGGGGGGCTGGGGGTGTTTGAGTTCGCCAGTGTGGGGCTGCTGGTAACCTTTTTCGGGGTGGAGAAGAGCGTGGCCCTCTCCTGCGGACTGCTGATGCACGCCCTGTGGTGGCTCCCCCCGGTGCTCATTGCGTTGGTGATGCTTCCGTTGGAGGGGTGGGGAGCCCTGCAGATGGTGCGCCGGGGGCCACTGCCCGGGACCCACAATGCCCCACCCTAAAGGGTATGGGGCCGGGTGGTTGCACCCCTGGCACCGACTTGATATCGTGAGGGGGAGGGGGCTATGCGCATCGTTTCGCTTCTGCCCAGCGCCACGGAGATCGCCTTTGCCCTGGGTCTGGGCGACCAGGTGGTGGCGGTGAGCCACGAATGCGATTATCCCCCCGAGGTGCGGGGGAGACCGGTAGCCGTGCGGTGTGTGTTTGACCCCTCGGGGATGACGGCTGCTGAGATAGACGCCACGGTGCGCTCGCTGGTGCTGAAGGGGCGGCCGATTTATCAGGTGGAGTGGGGTGTGTTGGAGGCGGTGCATCCTGACCTGGTGCTCACCCAGGGGTTGTGCGAGGTGTGCGCGGTGCCCGAGCGGGAGGTGCTGAAGGGGTTGGAGCGCCTGTATCCCCGGCCACGCATCCTGTCGCTGGATCCCCACGGGTTGGAGGATGTGCTGCAGGACATTCTGCGGGTGGGGGAGGCGACGGGCACCCTCGCCCGCGCCTCTATGGTGGTAGCGAATCTCCGCCGGCGCATCCAGCGGGTGGCGGAGGCGACGCGGGCGGTGGCCACGCGCCCGCGGGTGGTGTGCTTGGAGTGGCTGGATCCTCTGTTTGTAGGGGGGCATTGGGTGCCGGAGATGGTGGCCCTGGCGGGGGGTGTGGACGTGCTGGGGAAGGTGGGGCGTCCGTCCTTTACTGTGTCCTGGGAGCAGGTGGTGGCGGCACAGCCCGAGGTGCTGGTGCTGATGCCGTGTGGATACAGCGCCTCCCAGGCCGCGGAGCAGGTGCACCTGTTGGCGCAGCGGCCGGGATGGGGGGAGTTGCCAGCGGTGCAGGCGGGGCGGGTGTTCGCCACCAACGCCCACGCCTACTATAGCCGTTCGGGGCCGCGCCTGGTGGACGGGTTGGAGATGCTGGCGGAGATGCTTCACCCCCAGGTGTTTCAGGGCTTTCTGGGGCCCGAGCGGGCGTTTGCGGTGCCCCTGCCTGCTCTGGTAAAGTAACGCGCCTCGTCCTCGACGGCGGCGTTGGGTTTTTTTCCTTCCCCTGTGTGCCCCTGCCACCTCCCTCTTCCCCGAGTAGAACACATGTTCTACTGTTGGAGGCGAAGGTGCAACGGAGGTGGCGCTATGGCCTTGACCCTGGCGGAAGCCAGTAAACTCTCCAACGATGTGCTCCTGCGGGGGGTCATTGAGACCATCGTGCAGGAGAGCCCCGTTCTGCAGATGCTCCCCTTTATTGAGGTGGTGGGCAACGGCCTTACCTATGTGCAGGAGAACACGCTCCCCTCGGCCCACTTTTACGATGTGGGCGATACCTGGGCCGAATCCACCCCCACTTTCACCCAGGTAACGGCCACTTTGCGCATCCTGGGGGGTGATGCGGATATCGATAACTTCCTGCGCACCACCCGCTCCAATATCCAGGACCTGGAGGCGGCAGTGGTACACCTGAAGGCCAAGGCCCTGCGCATGCAGTTTGAGGATGCCTTCGTCAACGGGGATACGGCCACCAACCCCAAGGCCTTTGACGGCCTGGATAAACTCACCCCCGCCAGCCAGACCGTTAGCATGGGGGCCAACGGGGGGAGCCTGACCCTGGAGAAACTGGATGAACTGATTGATAAGGTGCGCGGGGGCAAGCCCCACGTGCTCCTGATGTCCCGCCGCTCCCGCCGTAAACTCTCCGCCCTGGCGCGGGGTGCTGGATCCGGCCTGTTGGTCACGGATCGCAACCAGTTTGGCCAGATGGTGGACTTCTACGACGGCATCCCCGTGGCGGTGAACGACTTCATCCCCGATAACAAGACGGTGGGCACTGCCCATGATTGCTCCACGATTTACGCCCTCCAGTTTGGGGAGGGGGCGGTGATGGGTCTGACCGCCCCGGGGGGCCTCACCATTGAGCGGGTGGGCTCCCTGGAGAGCAAGGATGCCACCCGTATCCGGGTGAAGTGGTATGTGTCCATCGCCGTGTTCAACACGCTGAAGGTGGCCAAACTGGTGGGTGTGCGGCCCTAGCCCTAGCCGCCGAGGGGGGCCTGGCGCATCAGCACCACCAGGAGAAAGAGGGCGATGGTGAGCATGCTGAGCACGGTGAGCACCACGGATGCCCCCACCAGAGCAAAGGAGGAGGCCCACCGCATGGGGGGCAGGAGCAGGGGGACGATGCTCACCCCCCACAGGGGGAGGGGCAAACGACGCACCTCCTGGGCCTGGGGGATGAGGGCGAGGAAGGCGCTGGCGGCCCAGAAGGCCAGCCCCGCCGCCAGCACCCCCAAACCCCGTGCCACCACCTCGTCCACAAGGCTGGGGCGCCTACTACCCCGCAGTAAGCGTCCCTGGGCCACAAATAAGGCCCCCCATACCAGCACCCCCCACCCGGCGATGAACAGCAGTGTGGCGAAACTCACAGTGTTAGCATACTCCGCCGCCGACCATCATAGGGAGGTGTCCCATGCCCAATGTGCGCTTGGATGCCAATAGCATCCCCAAGGGGCCGGTGTATGACCCCACCCCCTCAGCCATCCATCGTGCGGGGGTAACAGCAGTCGACACCTCGGATCCCCCAGGCACGGCGGGTGTGGATACCGACGGCTATGAGGAGTGCCGTTTTGACCTGGACATTGGCGGGACAGGGCTTCAGTCCCTGGAAGTGCAGGTGCTGTTCTGGAACCCGCGCCTGAACGCCTGGTTCGGGGGTGGGCGACGTCTCTTTACCGCTCCCGGGCGCTATGCTCTTACGGTTCCTGTGCGCGGGCAAAGGGTGTTCCTGAAGGTAACCGCTTTCACCGGCACATCCTTCTCTTTGAGCGTGGACTACACCTTGAGTTAGGAGGGAGAGCATGCCTCTGCGCTTGGCCGGCGAGGTATTGGAGGTTCACGGGGTTGACTCTGGGGGGTGGCTGCGGGAGGTGCGGAGTTGGGATAGCGCTCCAGGGCTGGTGGTGGACCAGCGGGGATCGGGACGCATCCTGGAGCTGCGCAAGAACGGCGCACCGGTATGGTTCGTGGACAACACGGGGGGCCTGCTGGTGGGGGCAGATAACGCCTATGACATCGGTTCCACGAGCCTGCGCCCCCGCAACCTGTATTGGGGCACGCAGGCTTTAGCCCCCCCAGGCTCTGCCTCGGCCCCCGCCTACACTTTTGCAGGTTCTGCGGGGACAGGGCTGTTCTCCCCTGCCGGCAACACCCTTGCCCTGTCCACAGGGGGGACGGAGCGTTGGCGCATTAGCAGCGCGGGGCACCTGCTGGCCGGGGCAGACAATGCCTATGACATTGGAACAAGCGGAGCCCATCGCCCTAGGGACGTGTTCATCACGGGACGCTTTCGCACAACGTATGTGGGTTCGACGACAGACCCTGCCATCGGTATAGTATGGGGGAGCTCTGCCGCAGGACTAGAGTTCACTCCCGGCGCAGGGATAATGTACCTCGTAGCAGACAACAAGCGCATGATGATGTTTTGGGGGTCGGGGCCACACATTTGGGTATTGAACCCAGGCCCTGCCACATCACACACCCCGATCGTCAATAGTTTCCAGCTTATGTTTTCCTCTAACTACTGGGACGGGACGCAGAGCGTGATGGTGCGCACGGCCATTTTTAGCAGACCCTTTTCCCCCACGGACCACCGCACAGTTTTCGAAGACACAGCAACACACTGGGTTTTCACTATCCGCAATATGCACTCCCTGACGTCCGACGGGCAGACGGTGCTCCATGTCATGCGCCGTGCCGGGGGGAGTAACGCGCTAGTGGAGGTGCGGTGGAAGAACCGTGCAGACTTGGCCGATACGGATAAGGTGCTCATTCTCGCCAGTTAGGGGGTGCAGGATGCCTAAGCACGTGGTCTTTGATGCAGTAGAAGTGGACTACGCACGGGTAGAGGTGCGGGAGGACCAGGTGCGCCTGCTGGTGCACTACGCAGTGAGGGCGTCGGCGACAGGGGAGACCCTCTGGAGGGACCGGGATGTCTCGCACCTGCTGACAGCCGGGGAGAAACAGACCATCCACAGCATGGCCCACAGGCTCCAGCGGGCCCTCGAGGCGGAGGAACTGGCATGAGGCTGGCTCCTCAAGACCTGGTCCGTCTACGCCGGCTCCATTTGGCCGTTCAGGAGGCACGGGTGCGCCTGGCCCAGGCTCAGGTGGAGTGGGATAAGGCCGTAGAGGAGATTGAGGAGGCCTATGGGCTAGTGGGCACCCGCGCCCAGGTGGACATCGCCACGGGGGAGATCACTGAACACCAAGAGGCGTCCAAGGAGACCCCATGACCCTACCTGCTCTGCGTGCCCTGCTCCGTCAAGACCTGCGGGACACCGACCCCACGGCCTACCGCTGGAGCGACGCCGACTTGGACCGCCATCTCCAGCACGCCGCCCGCGATTTGTCCCTGGCGGTGCCCCGGGAGGCCACGGTGGAGTTCACCACCACTCCCGGGAGCCGCACCCTCTCCCTGGCCTCCCTGCCCGACCTGGTGCGGGTGGAGGCGGTGGAGTATCCTGTCGACCGCTGGCCGCCCTCCTATGTCCTTTTCAGCCTGTGGGGGACTACCCTGACCCTCCTGGTGGACACGCCCCCCGCCGGGGCCGAGCCAGTGCGCCTCTACTATGGACGCCTCCATACCCTAACGGCTACCACCTCCACCATTCCCTCCTATCTGGAGGAATTGGTGGTCATGGGGGCCAGTGGCTACGCTGCCTTGGAGTGGGCCAGTTACGCCACCAACCGGGTCAACCCTGGTGGTCCGGAGACCTGGCAGCATTTCCTGACCTGGGGGAAGGAGCGTCTCACCCTTTTCCAGCGCTCCCTGGACCGCCTCTCGGCCCGCAACCGCGTGCGCCCGCGCCGTCTGTACACCCCCGCCCATACCGGTGCGGCCCGCACCCACATCCTCACGGGGTAAAAGCCCCTTTCCCCCCGACCCCGGTGACGGTCGCGGGTGTGCCCTTCCCTACCAAGACGGGAGCCCACGCCGTAGGCGTGCGCCCGTGGCCCCGCGCTTTTCAAACCCCGCCCCATCGGGTATGATACGGGCAAAAGCGCCAGGGGGTGCACCGTGCCCGAGGTAGAACTGCTCCTGACGGGGTTCACCTATAACACCGACCAGGGCAGGTTGGGGTTTTCGACGGTGGTGCTCATCCGGGGCCAACGCACCATCTTGGTGGACACCGGCCCCTTCGGCCGACGCGACCTGCTAATCAACGCCTTGCGTCAGCGGGGCCTCACGCCCGAGGCCATTCAGATGGTCGTCCTCACCCATGCCCACTGGGACCACACCCAGAATGTGGACCTCTTCCCCCGCGCCACTTTTGTGATTCATCCCGCCGAACTGGACTACGCCCGCAACCCCAAACCCACCGACTGGGCCACCGCCCGTTACTTCGTGGATACCCTGCGCGGCAAGCAGATTCGGGAGGTAACCGAAGGGGAGGAACTGGATCCCGGCGTGCGGGTGTTGGAGACCCCCGGCCACACCAAAGGGCACATCTCCCTGCTGGTAGAGACCTCGGGGGGAAAGGTGGCCATCGCCGGCGACGCCATCGGCGATGCCTATGCTGCCCTTCAGGGGAAGCCCTTCCTGATCTTTTGGGACGAGCAGGCAGCCATGCAGAGCGTGCAGAAAATTTTCACCCACACCCGCACCCTCTATCCTGGCCACGACCGCCCCTTCCGCCTCCACGAGGGGAAGGTGGAATACCTGGGTGGGGATACGGGCATCCGCATCTTTGGGAACCTGGGCTGGCCCTATGGCGATGCCCAGGTTACCTTGGGCGCCTTGGTGCCCCCCCGGCAGGTGCTGGTGGTCCGCTAGAGGGGCGTGGGGGCAGGCCCTGGCGCACCTGGTAGACCAGGAACGCCAGCCCCCCGAACACCACTACACTCAGGTAACTGACCGAGCGGTCCAACACCGCTACGGCCACAGCCGACTCTGTGGGCAGGGTGAGCACCAGTAGGCCCACTACCCCCGCCTCCACAAAGCCCAATCCGCCCGGTGAAAGGGGGATGGCGGTAAGCAGAGCGTTGGCCAGCGCCACGAACAGCACCATCCACGGGGAGAGGTCCACCCCCAGGGCGAGGGCGACCATCCCCAGGCGCAGGGCCTCCAACAGCCACCCCACCACCCCCAGGCCCAGCACCGCCCCCATCCGCCACCGCACCCCCTGCAGCGCACCCTGGTGGAACCCTTCATACAGGCCCCGCAAGGCACTGGGGAGGCGGGCGACCAGGCGCATGCCCCACCGGGCCATGGCTGCCAGCACCACCGCCCCGATGGTGGTCAGGCCTGCTCCCACGGCCACAAACCACATCCCCAGGCGTCCGCCCTGATGCAGAAGGGCCAGCGCCCCCGCCGACACTAGCAACAGCACGACCATTGCCCCCAGGTCCATCACCCGCTCCCCAGCCACGGTGCCCAGCACCCGCGCAAAGGGGCTCCCCGAGGAGCGGGCGAAGGCATACGCCCGATAGGGGTCGCCCACCCGCAGCCATCCTACGGCGTTGAGGAACCAGGCCTGCAGAATGTAATACCCCGCCTCCAGCGCCGAGGGGAGGCGTTCCCCCGGCCCCGAGCCGATGCCCGCCCCCTGGGCCATCAGCCTCCACCGCAGACCCCGGGGCAGGAAGGAGAGGTAATACGCTACAAAGGCCAGAGCATACCAGCCGGGGTTACTGGAGCGCACCAATCGCCAGGTGGCCCCCAAGTCCACATCGAAGCGCACCACGAGGAAGCCCAGCACCACCCCCGCCAGCACCAAAGAGACAAGGGTTGGCAAAAGGGTCTTGGCTCCCAGGGCGATGCGGGGGGGCCGTTCCTGGACGGGGGCCGAGGGCCGGCTCACCGGCTCACCCCCAAGGGGCGTTTGGCGGGCATCCCCGCCCG from Dehalococcoidia bacterium includes these protein-coding regions:
- a CDS encoding flippase-like domain-containing protein; translation: MSRPSAPVQERPPRIALGAKTLLPTLVSLVLAGVVLGFLVVRFDVDLGATWRLVRSSNPGWYALAFVAYYLSFLPRGLRWRLMAQGAGIGSGPGERLPSALEAGYYILQAWFLNAVGWLRVGDPYRAYAFARSSGSPFARVLGTVAGERVMDLGAMVVLLLVSAGALALLHQGGRLGMWFVAVGAGLTTIGAVVLAAMARWGMRLVARLPSALRGLYEGFHQGALQGVRWRMGAVLGLGVVGWLLEALRLGMVALALGVDLSPWMVLFVALANALLTAIPLSPGGLGFVEAGVVGLLVLTLPTESAVAVAVLDRSVSYLSVVVFGGLAFLVYQVRQGLPPRPSSGPPAPAGGAPRRPR